One genomic region from Clostridium saccharobutylicum DSM 13864 encodes:
- a CDS encoding competence/damage-inducible protein A: protein MKAEIIAIGTEILLGDIVNSNAQYLGQEMASLGIDMHYQQVVGDNEKRIIHAFDEAYSRSDIVITTGGLGPTEDDLTKEVAAKYFNKKLIPHENSIKRIKEYFEFRQKRMPENNLKQGLIPEGCIVIKNNNGTAPGVIIEENNKTMIILPGPPKEMKPMFEEAVRPYFQKKSDSVLVSKMIKILGVGESTIAEELKDLMESQINPTIAPYAKEVGVIVRVTAKARTEEEAVKLIIPIEEEIKKRLGDNVYAIEDIDLEEVVAKLLIEKKLTISTAESCTGGMIASTLINYPGISEVLLEGAVTYSNEAKHKRLGVKNETLDKYGAVSEETAMEMAIGIAKTAGTDVSIVTTGIAGPGGGTKEKPVGLVYVGIYVKGKVEVQKCMFNGNRSRVRLQATITGLDMLRRNLIKK, encoded by the coding sequence GGACAAGAGATGGCATCTTTAGGAATAGACATGCATTATCAACAGGTTGTAGGCGATAATGAAAAAAGAATTATTCATGCTTTTGATGAGGCTTATAGTAGAAGTGATATTGTTATAACAACAGGTGGTCTTGGACCTACAGAAGATGATTTAACCAAGGAAGTTGCAGCAAAATATTTCAATAAAAAATTGATTCCACATGAAAACTCGATTAAGAGAATAAAAGAATATTTTGAATTTAGACAAAAAAGAATGCCAGAAAATAATTTAAAACAAGGATTAATTCCAGAAGGTTGTATTGTAATTAAAAATAACAATGGAACAGCACCAGGTGTTATTATAGAAGAAAATAATAAAACAATGATTATTTTACCTGGTCCTCCAAAGGAAATGAAGCCAATGTTTGAGGAAGCAGTAAGACCATATTTTCAAAAGAAGTCTGATTCAGTATTAGTTTCAAAAATGATAAAAATATTAGGGGTTGGGGAAAGCACTATAGCAGAAGAACTAAAGGATTTAATGGAAAGTCAGATTAATCCAACTATTGCCCCTTATGCAAAAGAAGTTGGTGTTATAGTTCGTGTGACAGCCAAGGCTAGAACTGAAGAGGAGGCAGTAAAATTAATAATTCCTATAGAAGAAGAAATTAAGAAGAGACTTGGTGATAATGTATATGCAATAGAAGATATTGATTTAGAAGAGGTTGTCGCTAAATTATTAATAGAAAAAAAGCTTACAATATCTACAGCAGAGTCTTGTACAGGGGGGATGATAGCAAGTACTCTTATAAATTATCCAGGAATATCAGAAGTACTGTTAGAAGGTGCAGTAACATATTCTAATGAAGCGAAACATAAGAGATTAGGTGTTAAGAATGAAACTTTAGATAAATATGGTGCGGTAAGTGAGGAAACAGCAATGGAAATGGCAATTGGTATTGCAAAGACAGCTGGCACTGATGTTAGTATTGTGACAACAGGGATTGCAGGACCAGGCGGTGGAACAAAAGAAAAGCCTGTTGGATTAGTTTATGTAGGTATATATGTAAAAGGGAAAGTTGAAGTTCAAAAATGTATGTTTAATGGAAATAGAAGTAGAGTAAGACTTCAAGCAACAATTACTGGATTAGATATGCTTAGAAGAAATTTGATAAAAAAATAA